In the Hordeum vulgare subsp. vulgare chromosome 7H, MorexV3_pseudomolecules_assembly, whole genome shotgun sequence genome, one interval contains:
- the LOC123411728 gene encoding laccase-15-like, which translates to MAKFSMAASNLCMAIVALVAVAAAAVVEAATAVEHTFVVSEMKMTHLCNETLVTVVNGQLPGPAIEVTEGDSVSVHVVNKSPHNITIHWHGLKQRLNCWADGVPMVTQCPIRPAHNMTYRLNVTGQEGTLWWHAHVSGLRASLHGAFIIRPRHAYPFPKPHKEIPIVIGEWWSLNLAQLAKNMEDGYYDDSSSATTINGKLGDLYNCSGVVEDGLVLDVEPGKTYMLRLLNAALYSEYYVKIAGHEFTVVGADANYVRPFTTDVLAIGPGETLDALVVASATPGKYYMVAVGGQAPKPDIQIPETRSRATVRYAIGAGNGDEAAPPVVPEMPDQHDFMVSFNFHGNLSSPNRTGSPPVPATADESLFVVLRMGSICRGGRLSCKRSGSKESIIVETMNNVSFQLPAAAAATPLLEELYYDNRGNGTTVGGGLDELYTLPDRPAKPFNYTDRALIPWGPNEAWLEPTEKATVARRFRHGTVVDIVFQNAAMMDTDNHPMHLHGHDMFVLAQGHDNYDAVRDVARYNVVDPPLKNTVLVPRLGWAAVRFVADNPGVWYMHCHYELHVSIGMAAVFVIEDGPTLESALPPPPLDFPKCNQ; encoded by the exons ATGGCCAAGTTCTCCATGGCGGCCTCCAACCTCTGCATGGCAATTGTTGCCCTGGTCGCGGTTGCGGCAGCTGCCGTCGTCGAGGCCGCCACCGCCGTTGAGCACACCTTTGTT GTGAGCGAGATGAAGATGACGCACCTGTGCAACGAGACGCTGGTCACGGTGGTGAACGGGCAGCTCCCTGGCCCGGCGATCGAGGTCACCGAGGGAGACTCCGTCTCCGTCCATGTCGTCAACAAGTCTCCCCACAACATAACAATCCATTG GCACGGACTGAAGCAGCGGCTCAACTGCTGGGCCGACGGTGTGCCGATGGTCACGCAGTGCCCTATCCGACCAGCCCACAACATGACATACCGTCTCAACGTCACCGGGCAGGAAGGCACCCTGTGGTGGCACGCTCACGTCTCCGGCCTCCGGGCGAGCCTGCACGGCGCCTTCATCATCCGGCCACGGCACGCCTACCCATTTCCGAAGCCCCACAAGGAGATCCCCATCGTTATAG GTGAGTGGTGGAGCTTGAACCTCGCGCAGTTGGCCAAGAACATGGAGGATGGCTACTACGATGACtcctcaagtgcaaccacaatcaATGGCAAGCTTGGAGATCTATACAACTGCTCCG GGGTCGTGGAAGATGGCTTGGTGCTGGACGTGGAGCCCGGCAAGACCTACATGCTCCGCCTCCTCAACGCCGCGCTCTACTCCGAGTACTACGTCAAGATCGCCGGGCACGAGTTCACGGTGGTCGGCGCAGACGCTAACTACGTCCGCCCCTTCACCACGGACGTCCTCGCCATCGGCCCCGGCGAGACGCTGGACGCTCTTGTGGTCGCCAGCGCGACCCCCGGCAAGTACTACATGGTCGCCGTAGGTGGCCAGGCGCCCAAGCCCGACATCCAGATCCCCGAGACCCGGTCGAGAGCGACGGTGCGGTACGCGATTGGTGCCGGCAACGGTGACGAGGCGGCTCCGCCGGTCGTGCCGGAGATGCCTGACCAGCACGACTTCATGGTGTCCTTCAACTTCCACGGCAACTTGAGCAGCCCGAACCGGACGGGCTCGCCGCCGGTGCCGGCGACTGCCGATGAGAGCCTGTTCGTCGTGCTCCGCATGGGCTCCATCTGCCGAGGAGGTCGACTGTCCTGCAAGAGGAGCGGGAGCAAGGAGTCCATCATCGTGGAGACCATGAACAACGTGTCCTTCCAGCTCCCCGCCGCGGCGGCAGCCACGCCGCTGCTGGAGGAGCTCTACTACGACAACCGCGGCAACGGAACGACCGTCGGCGGCGGGCTGGACGAGCTGTACACGCTGCCGGACAGGCCGGCGAAGCCGTTCAACTACACCGACCGCGCCTTGATCCCGTGGGGTCCCAACGAGGCGTGGCTAGAGCCGACGGAGAAAGCGACGGTGGCGCGGCGGTTCCGGCATGGCACCGTGGTGGACATCGTGTTCCAGAACGCGGCGATGATGGACACCGACAACCACCCGATGCACCTGCACGGGCATGACATGTTCGTGCTCGCCCAGGGGCACGACAACTACGACGCGGTGAGGGACGTGGCGAGGTACAATGTCGTGGATCCGCCGCTCAAGAACACGGTGCTTGTCCCCAGGCTAGGATGggctgccgtccgctttgtggccGACAATCCAG GGGTGTGGTACATGCATTGCCACTACGAGCTGCATGTGTCGATTGGAATGGCGGCTGTGTTCGTCATAGAAGACGGGCCAACACTGGAATCAGCTCTTCCGCCACCGCCTCTAGATTTTCCGAAATGCAACCAATAA